Proteins from a genomic interval of Syngnathus acus chromosome 4, fSynAcu1.2, whole genome shotgun sequence:
- the gtpbp3 gene encoding tRNA modification GTPase GTPBP3, mitochondrial isoform X4, with the protein MAGLTHNLPVPRSALLRSITHPQSKEVLDRGLVLWFPAPHSFTGEDSVEFHIHGGPAVTAAVLQALGSVPGMRPAESGEFTRRAFQAGKLGLTEVEGLGDLIHAETEAQRRQALRQMSGELGHLYQGWSQNMKRCLAHVEAFIDFSEDELIEDGVLTRVDGMVRDLQSEVVRHLRDQRRGERLRSGVQVVIAGATNAGKSSLLNTLCQRPAAIVSPIAGTTRDVVETALDIGGFPLVLSDTAGLRDTRDLVEKEGVRRARERVAQADLTLVVVDSSLLPTDVKQAPDFLQDHLRNVLLDQEQIHADLPSDRFLVVLNKADLLPEQQRQMLQVNFGCISGLPHVCVISCHTNEGLQDFLATLHSRVKTLCGDPLSGAPTLTQARHRAHLQQCVAALDQYQRYRDLDLALAAEGIRLALTSLGRITGKVGPEEILDIIFKDFCIGK; encoded by the exons ATGGCGGGGCTGACACACAACCTGCCTGTTCCTCGGAGCGCATTGTTAAGGAGCATCACACATCCTCAGTCAAAAGAGGTGCTGGACCGTGGGCTTGTCCTTTGGTTCCCAG CTCCTCATAGTTTCACAGGAGAGGACAGTGTTGAGTTTCACATCCATGGAGGTCCAGCTGTTACCGCTGCTGTCCTTCAGGCGCTAG GAAGTGTGCCTGGCATGAGGCCCGCTGAGTCTGGGGAGTTCACGCGAAGAGCCTTTCAAGCAGGGAAACTTGGGCTGACGGAG GTAGAGGGACTCGGGGATCTGATCCATGCCGAGACTGAGGCCCAGAGGAGACAGGCACTAAGGCAAATGTCAGGAGAACTTGGCCATCTCTATCAGGGCTGGAGTCAAAACATGAAACGG TGTCTTGCCCATGTGGAGGCCTTCATAGACTTCAGTGAAGATGAGCTTATTGAGGATGGCGTCTTAACCAGAG TGGATGGAATGGTGCGGGATTTGCAAAGCGAGGTGGTGCGACACCTGAGGGACCAGAGGAGGGGCGAGCGGCTACGCAGCGGGGTGCAGGTGGTCATCGCGGGAGCCACCAATGCGGGGAAAAGTAGCCTCCTCAACACACtct GCCAGAGACCTGCAGCCATTGTGTCCCCCATTGCCGGAACCACCAGAGATGTGGTGGAGACGGCTCTGGACATTGGTGGCTTTCCTCTTGTCTTGAGCGACACAGCAGGCCTCAGAGATACTCGGGACCTGGTGGAGAAAGAGGGCGTCCGTCGAGCTCGTGAACG AGTTGCACAAGCAGATTTGACTCTGGTGGTTGTGGACTCTTCGCTTCTCCCTACTGATGTCAAGCAAGCTCCAGACTTTCTTCAGGACCACCTCAGAAATGTCCTGCTCGATCAGGAGCAGATCCACGCAG ATTTACCATCTGACAGATTCCTTGTGGTCCTGAACAAGGCGGACTTGCTGCCTGAGCAACAGCGCCAAATGCTACAAGTGAACTTTGGATGCATCTCTGGCCTTCCTCATGTTTGTGTGATATCCTGTCACACCAATGAGGGACTTCAAGACTTCCTCGCAACACTGCACAGCAGAGTGAAGACTTT GTGTGGCGACCCTCTGTCTGGTGCCCCTACCCTGACCCAAGCACGCCACAGAGCCCACCTGCAGCAATGTGTGGCCGCCCTGGATCAGTACCAGCGATACCGTGACCTCGACCTGGCTCTGGCAGCGGAGGGCATTCGCTTGGCTCTCACCAGCCTGGGCCGGATCACTGGAAAAGTTGGACCCGAGGAGATACTGGatattattttcaaagacTTTTGCATCGGCAAATAG
- the gtpbp3 gene encoding tRNA modification GTPase GTPBP3, mitochondrial isoform X2, translated as MLTQKNNSTDAVTEMHKTETMQSDKVILPGHGKCGVAVVRISGPASSTALRCMAGLTHNLPVPRSALLRSITHPQSKEVLDRGLVLWFPAPHSFTGEDSVEFHIHGGPAVTAAVLQALGSVPGMRPAESGEFTRRAFQAGKLGLTEVEGLGDLIHAETEAQRRQALRQMSGELGHLYQGWSQNMKRCLAHVEAFIDFSEDELIEDGVLTRVDGMVRDLQSEVVRHLRDQRRGERLRSGVQVVIAGATNAGKSSLLNTLCQRPAAIVSPIAGTTRDVVETALDIGGFPLVLSDTAGLRDTRDLVEKEGVRRARERVAQADLTLVVVDSSLLPTDVKQAPDFLQDHLRNVLLDQEQIHADLPSDRFLVVLNKADLLPEQQRQMLQVNFGCISGLPHVCVISCHTNEGLQDFLATLHSRVKTLCGDPLSGAPTLTQARHRAHLQQCVAALDQYQRYRDLDLALAAEGIRLALTSLGRITGKVGPEEILDIIFKDFCIGK; from the exons ATGTTGACACAGAAGAACAACTCTACTGATGCAGTGACTGAGATGCATAAGACTGAGACGATGCAGAGTGACAAAGTGATTCTTCCAG GCCATGGTAAGTGCGGTGTTGCTGTGGTCCGGATCAGTGGACCCGCATCTTCAACAGCCCTCAGGTGTATGGCGGGGCTGACACACAACCTGCCTGTTCCTCGGAGCGCATTGTTAAGGAGCATCACACATCCTCAGTCAAAAGAGGTGCTGGACCGTGGGCTTGTCCTTTGGTTCCCAG CTCCTCATAGTTTCACAGGAGAGGACAGTGTTGAGTTTCACATCCATGGAGGTCCAGCTGTTACCGCTGCTGTCCTTCAGGCGCTAG GAAGTGTGCCTGGCATGAGGCCCGCTGAGTCTGGGGAGTTCACGCGAAGAGCCTTTCAAGCAGGGAAACTTGGGCTGACGGAG GTAGAGGGACTCGGGGATCTGATCCATGCCGAGACTGAGGCCCAGAGGAGACAGGCACTAAGGCAAATGTCAGGAGAACTTGGCCATCTCTATCAGGGCTGGAGTCAAAACATGAAACGG TGTCTTGCCCATGTGGAGGCCTTCATAGACTTCAGTGAAGATGAGCTTATTGAGGATGGCGTCTTAACCAGAG TGGATGGAATGGTGCGGGATTTGCAAAGCGAGGTGGTGCGACACCTGAGGGACCAGAGGAGGGGCGAGCGGCTACGCAGCGGGGTGCAGGTGGTCATCGCGGGAGCCACCAATGCGGGGAAAAGTAGCCTCCTCAACACACtct GCCAGAGACCTGCAGCCATTGTGTCCCCCATTGCCGGAACCACCAGAGATGTGGTGGAGACGGCTCTGGACATTGGTGGCTTTCCTCTTGTCTTGAGCGACACAGCAGGCCTCAGAGATACTCGGGACCTGGTGGAGAAAGAGGGCGTCCGTCGAGCTCGTGAACG AGTTGCACAAGCAGATTTGACTCTGGTGGTTGTGGACTCTTCGCTTCTCCCTACTGATGTCAAGCAAGCTCCAGACTTTCTTCAGGACCACCTCAGAAATGTCCTGCTCGATCAGGAGCAGATCCACGCAG ATTTACCATCTGACAGATTCCTTGTGGTCCTGAACAAGGCGGACTTGCTGCCTGAGCAACAGCGCCAAATGCTACAAGTGAACTTTGGATGCATCTCTGGCCTTCCTCATGTTTGTGTGATATCCTGTCACACCAATGAGGGACTTCAAGACTTCCTCGCAACACTGCACAGCAGAGTGAAGACTTT GTGTGGCGACCCTCTGTCTGGTGCCCCTACCCTGACCCAAGCACGCCACAGAGCCCACCTGCAGCAATGTGTGGCCGCCCTGGATCAGTACCAGCGATACCGTGACCTCGACCTGGCTCTGGCAGCGGAGGGCATTCGCTTGGCTCTCACCAGCCTGGGCCGGATCACTGGAAAAGTTGGACCCGAGGAGATACTGGatattattttcaaagacTTTTGCATCGGCAAATAG
- the gtpbp3 gene encoding tRNA modification GTPase GTPBP3, mitochondrial isoform X3 yields MHKTETMQSDKVILPGHGKCGVAVVRISGPASSTALRCMAGLTHNLPVPRSALLRSITHPQSKEVLDRGLVLWFPAPHSFTGEDSVEFHIHGGPAVTAAVLQALGSVPGMRPAESGEFTRRAFQAGKLGLTEVEGLGDLIHAETEAQRRQALRQMSGELGHLYQGWSQNMKRCLAHVEAFIDFSEDELIEDGVLTRVDGMVRDLQSEVVRHLRDQRRGERLRSGVQVVIAGATNAGKSSLLNTLCQRPAAIVSPIAGTTRDVVETALDIGGFPLVLSDTAGLRDTRDLVEKEGVRRARERVAQADLTLVVVDSSLLPTDVKQAPDFLQDHLRNVLLDQEQIHADLPSDRFLVVLNKADLLPEQQRQMLQVNFGCISGLPHVCVISCHTNEGLQDFLATLHSRVKTLCGDPLSGAPTLTQARHRAHLQQCVAALDQYQRYRDLDLALAAEGIRLALTSLGRITGKVGPEEILDIIFKDFCIGK; encoded by the exons ATGCATAAGACTGAGACGATGCAGAGTGACAAAGTGATTCTTCCAG GCCATGGTAAGTGCGGTGTTGCTGTGGTCCGGATCAGTGGACCCGCATCTTCAACAGCCCTCAGGTGTATGGCGGGGCTGACACACAACCTGCCTGTTCCTCGGAGCGCATTGTTAAGGAGCATCACACATCCTCAGTCAAAAGAGGTGCTGGACCGTGGGCTTGTCCTTTGGTTCCCAG CTCCTCATAGTTTCACAGGAGAGGACAGTGTTGAGTTTCACATCCATGGAGGTCCAGCTGTTACCGCTGCTGTCCTTCAGGCGCTAG GAAGTGTGCCTGGCATGAGGCCCGCTGAGTCTGGGGAGTTCACGCGAAGAGCCTTTCAAGCAGGGAAACTTGGGCTGACGGAG GTAGAGGGACTCGGGGATCTGATCCATGCCGAGACTGAGGCCCAGAGGAGACAGGCACTAAGGCAAATGTCAGGAGAACTTGGCCATCTCTATCAGGGCTGGAGTCAAAACATGAAACGG TGTCTTGCCCATGTGGAGGCCTTCATAGACTTCAGTGAAGATGAGCTTATTGAGGATGGCGTCTTAACCAGAG TGGATGGAATGGTGCGGGATTTGCAAAGCGAGGTGGTGCGACACCTGAGGGACCAGAGGAGGGGCGAGCGGCTACGCAGCGGGGTGCAGGTGGTCATCGCGGGAGCCACCAATGCGGGGAAAAGTAGCCTCCTCAACACACtct GCCAGAGACCTGCAGCCATTGTGTCCCCCATTGCCGGAACCACCAGAGATGTGGTGGAGACGGCTCTGGACATTGGTGGCTTTCCTCTTGTCTTGAGCGACACAGCAGGCCTCAGAGATACTCGGGACCTGGTGGAGAAAGAGGGCGTCCGTCGAGCTCGTGAACG AGTTGCACAAGCAGATTTGACTCTGGTGGTTGTGGACTCTTCGCTTCTCCCTACTGATGTCAAGCAAGCTCCAGACTTTCTTCAGGACCACCTCAGAAATGTCCTGCTCGATCAGGAGCAGATCCACGCAG ATTTACCATCTGACAGATTCCTTGTGGTCCTGAACAAGGCGGACTTGCTGCCTGAGCAACAGCGCCAAATGCTACAAGTGAACTTTGGATGCATCTCTGGCCTTCCTCATGTTTGTGTGATATCCTGTCACACCAATGAGGGACTTCAAGACTTCCTCGCAACACTGCACAGCAGAGTGAAGACTTT GTGTGGCGACCCTCTGTCTGGTGCCCCTACCCTGACCCAAGCACGCCACAGAGCCCACCTGCAGCAATGTGTGGCCGCCCTGGATCAGTACCAGCGATACCGTGACCTCGACCTGGCTCTGGCAGCGGAGGGCATTCGCTTGGCTCTCACCAGCCTGGGCCGGATCACTGGAAAAGTTGGACCCGAGGAGATACTGGatattattttcaaagacTTTTGCATCGGCAAATAG
- the gtpbp3 gene encoding tRNA modification GTPase GTPBP3, mitochondrial isoform X1, with product MEYILWEDKSICFVLVSLKITMFLSSVHHGVRTVPGVFKTSRWTPLFRHLSSFDGVPPAETIFALSSGHGKCGVAVVRISGPASSTALRCMAGLTHNLPVPRSALLRSITHPQSKEVLDRGLVLWFPAPHSFTGEDSVEFHIHGGPAVTAAVLQALGSVPGMRPAESGEFTRRAFQAGKLGLTEVEGLGDLIHAETEAQRRQALRQMSGELGHLYQGWSQNMKRCLAHVEAFIDFSEDELIEDGVLTRVDGMVRDLQSEVVRHLRDQRRGERLRSGVQVVIAGATNAGKSSLLNTLCQRPAAIVSPIAGTTRDVVETALDIGGFPLVLSDTAGLRDTRDLVEKEGVRRARERVAQADLTLVVVDSSLLPTDVKQAPDFLQDHLRNVLLDQEQIHADLPSDRFLVVLNKADLLPEQQRQMLQVNFGCISGLPHVCVISCHTNEGLQDFLATLHSRVKTLCGDPLSGAPTLTQARHRAHLQQCVAALDQYQRYRDLDLALAAEGIRLALTSLGRITGKVGPEEILDIIFKDFCIGK from the exons ATGGAATACATTTTATGGGAAGATAAAAGTATCTGTTTTGTGTTAGTTAGTTTAAAAATCACTATGTTCCTATCGTCTGTCCATCACGGAGTCAGGACAGTTCCAGGCGTCTTTAAGACaag cAGATGGACTCCACTCTTCAGGCACCTGAGCTCCTTTGATGGAGTACCCCCTGCTGAAACTATCTTTGCATTATCATCAGGCCATGGTAAGTGCGGTGTTGCTGTGGTCCGGATCAGTGGACCCGCATCTTCAACAGCCCTCAGGTGTATGGCGGGGCTGACACACAACCTGCCTGTTCCTCGGAGCGCATTGTTAAGGAGCATCACACATCCTCAGTCAAAAGAGGTGCTGGACCGTGGGCTTGTCCTTTGGTTCCCAG CTCCTCATAGTTTCACAGGAGAGGACAGTGTTGAGTTTCACATCCATGGAGGTCCAGCTGTTACCGCTGCTGTCCTTCAGGCGCTAG GAAGTGTGCCTGGCATGAGGCCCGCTGAGTCTGGGGAGTTCACGCGAAGAGCCTTTCAAGCAGGGAAACTTGGGCTGACGGAG GTAGAGGGACTCGGGGATCTGATCCATGCCGAGACTGAGGCCCAGAGGAGACAGGCACTAAGGCAAATGTCAGGAGAACTTGGCCATCTCTATCAGGGCTGGAGTCAAAACATGAAACGG TGTCTTGCCCATGTGGAGGCCTTCATAGACTTCAGTGAAGATGAGCTTATTGAGGATGGCGTCTTAACCAGAG TGGATGGAATGGTGCGGGATTTGCAAAGCGAGGTGGTGCGACACCTGAGGGACCAGAGGAGGGGCGAGCGGCTACGCAGCGGGGTGCAGGTGGTCATCGCGGGAGCCACCAATGCGGGGAAAAGTAGCCTCCTCAACACACtct GCCAGAGACCTGCAGCCATTGTGTCCCCCATTGCCGGAACCACCAGAGATGTGGTGGAGACGGCTCTGGACATTGGTGGCTTTCCTCTTGTCTTGAGCGACACAGCAGGCCTCAGAGATACTCGGGACCTGGTGGAGAAAGAGGGCGTCCGTCGAGCTCGTGAACG AGTTGCACAAGCAGATTTGACTCTGGTGGTTGTGGACTCTTCGCTTCTCCCTACTGATGTCAAGCAAGCTCCAGACTTTCTTCAGGACCACCTCAGAAATGTCCTGCTCGATCAGGAGCAGATCCACGCAG ATTTACCATCTGACAGATTCCTTGTGGTCCTGAACAAGGCGGACTTGCTGCCTGAGCAACAGCGCCAAATGCTACAAGTGAACTTTGGATGCATCTCTGGCCTTCCTCATGTTTGTGTGATATCCTGTCACACCAATGAGGGACTTCAAGACTTCCTCGCAACACTGCACAGCAGAGTGAAGACTTT GTGTGGCGACCCTCTGTCTGGTGCCCCTACCCTGACCCAAGCACGCCACAGAGCCCACCTGCAGCAATGTGTGGCCGCCCTGGATCAGTACCAGCGATACCGTGACCTCGACCTGGCTCTGGCAGCGGAGGGCATTCGCTTGGCTCTCACCAGCCTGGGCCGGATCACTGGAAAAGTTGGACCCGAGGAGATACTGGatattattttcaaagacTTTTGCATCGGCAAATAG